The DNA window TTACATTGCCTTTTATGCTTACTCTCACTGAGTTTTCATTTTTTCAAGAGGATATTAAAAAGAAACTAAAGAAACTTTCCCCTTTTTATTTAACCCTAGCCATAATCCCGCTGACTTTATATGGAGGCGCCGCTAAAACAGGTGTGTTGACAGAGAGCCTATCTGTGGCCAGTTATGATGAAATTTCCCGCTGGGACTATCTCTTTACGCAATTCCCTGTGATTGTACAATATTTAAGGCTTATGTTTTTGCCGTTAGGGCAGAATCTTGATTATGATTTCCCGATTTTTAACAGTTTCTTTGATTTCAGGGTTGTGTCTTCTTTTTTACTGCTTTTCGGACTGTTGGCATTGTCTGTTTATTTATACAGAAAAGCCGGTCATATAACAAGGATAGCCGGATTTGGAATTTTATGGTTTCTTTTAGCTCTTTCAGTGGAGTCCTCCATAGTGCCGATAGCTGACGTTATCTTTGAGCACAGGTTGTATTTACCTGCTGCTGGGTTGTTTTTGTCGGTGTTTGCAGGGGTTTCTTGCATGACGGTAAAATTAAATGAAAAAAATCTGGATTTCAGAAAATATTTCATTATGCCTGCAGTTCTGTTAACGGTAACACTGACAGTGTTGACCTATGCGAGAAACTCTCTGTGGAGAGACAGAGTGGCTCTGTGGCAGGATACGGTACAAAAAAGTCCAAACAAAGCCCGTCCACACAATAATCTTGGAAATGCGTTGTTTGCCGCAGGGCAGACGGAAGGTGCTCTTAAAGAGTACCTTGAGGCTGTAAGGTTAAAACCACAGTACTATGAGGCAAGGTACAATCTGGGGAAAGCTTATGAAAAGTTAAAAAAACCTGAGTTGGCTGAGTTGGAGTATAAGGAAGCAATCAGGTTAAAACCTGATTTTGCAGAGGCATTTAACAATCTTGGCGGTATTTATGAAAAAAGGGGTGACAGGCAGCTTGCTTTTTCGTATTATGCAAAGGCAGTTGCCTGTAAGAGTGAATTTCCGGAGGCTATTAACAACATTGCCTTGATGTTTGAATCAGAGGGAAATTTTAATGCCGCACATCAGCAGTACCTGAAGGCTTTGAGTATAGAGCCCGATTATGAGGCAACTCATAACAACCTTGGAAATTTGTACTTTAAACTTCAGCGTTTACCGGAGGCACTGAAACACTATCAAAGGGCTGTTGCACTAAAACCTGATTTTGCCGAGGCTCATAATAATCTTGGAAATTGCTACGATGAGATTGGAAATCTTAGTGATTCGATTAAACAATACACCATAGCGGCTAAACTAAAGCCTGATTTTGCCGAGGCTCATAATAATCTGGGCACAGCCTATGCCCGTGCCGGTAGAGTTGAGGAGGCTAAAAGACAATATGAAGAGGCGCTAAGACTGAAGCCTGATTACGAGGAAGCAGCCTATAACCTTGGCCTGCTAAACCCCCGTTGAAGGGGTATTATACCCCTTCCTGTTCAAATAAATTTTTAGCATTTATGATTATCACTTTTTACCATGATGCCCCTTTTTTATCCCATAATATGCCATTAAAAATATCAGAAAAAATACCAACAGGTAACCCGCCTGCCAACGTAACTGTCCTTTTAACAGAGACAGGGCAACGATACCTGCTATAAATTGCACCAAAGCATAGAGGGTGGTGACTTTCCATTGGGGGATGCCTTGTTCGTTACTCAGGTACTGATAAAGATGGCGCCGGTGCGCCTTTGTCAGATTTTCCCCTAAACGTAAACGATAATAAATAGTCACAACACTGTCGGCATAGAAGGTGCAAAGCAGCATTGACAGACATATAAATGTCCCTGGAGATGTTGACATTTTCATAACCATAGCGGCAAATGCAAAACCAAGAAGAAGACTTCCAACATCGCCCATAAACACCCTGCCCTTTGGGAAATTAAACGGTAAAAATCCGGCACAAGCCCCGCAAAGTATCACTGCAAGAAAACCTACCTCATACGCTTTTACACCTAAAAAAGCAATTATGGCCATAAAAAGAAAACCCACTACTCCGGTAACTCCCGCTATACCGTTTATACCGTCCATGAAATTATAGAAGTTTGCCGTTGCCGTCAAAAAAATACACCAAAAGATAAGAAGTAAAATCTCAACAGGTGTGTGTGGGATGCCAAGGGTTAAATATACCATAAATATCGAAAGTGTTAGTTGAACTATCAACCGTAACAGCGTGGATAAACTAAATATATCCTCTAAAAAACCAAGAACCCCCATTGCAAATACCACGAGCACCACCCAATAGTTATCAACCGTAATTAATCCTGAGACCAAAAGAGCAACGGCAATTCCCACTCCTCCGCCCCTGGGTGTTGGGCTTGCGTGAGAACTTCTGACATTAGGTATGTCAACAAGAGATAATCTGAAGCCATGCTTCCAAATCAGGAAAGCAAACAGGGCGCTAATTGCCGCCGAAACATAAAATATCATTTTCTATTCCGTAACGGTATCGTTTATTCTGTTAAACCATGCAACCATGTCTCTAATGCCGTAGGAAATCTCATACGGTGGAGTCCATCCAAGCTCAAGCTTTATCTTGTAATTTGAGACAGTAAGAGAGCCCAAAAGCCTGTCCAGTTCAGCTCCTTTACCGGTTAGCACTCCGGCTAATTTTAACAATACCGGAGGGAAGGGAAACAGTAAGGCGGATTTGCCCATCTCACCTGAAATCATCCTTAAAAGCTCCGGCGTTGATACGTCCTGCCCATCACTTACCATGAAGGTTTTAACCCCCTTGTTTAAATCGTGTATAGCGGTTTCTATGGCGCTGACAAGGTTTCCCACATAGAGCATACTTCTGCGGTTGTTGACGCTTCTGAGAGGAAGCGGGACGCCTTTAGAGGCTATTTTTAGAAGCCTCAGAAAATTTCCCTTAACATACGGGCCATACACCAGTGGAATACGAAATATGGTAACAGCCGTGGGAGAGCCCGACGCCCACAGCTCGTTAAGGATTTCCTCGGCCTCAAGCTTTGATACGGAATAGGAGTCCTGAGGTTTGGGTTTGTCATGTTCTGTAAAGGGCTTAGAGGTTGTTCTCTCACCATTTACTTTAACTGTACTTATGAAAATAAACTTCTTTACGCCGTTTGCCATCGCCTCCTCATACAATCTCTTTGTACCGATGGTATTGACTTTTCTGAATTCCACAAGAGGGTCCGTTGCCGACTCTTTCATCACATGAACCCGTGCGGCAAGATGCACAACCACATCAACTCCGTTTAAGGCATCCCCAAAGACAGCATCAGGCCCGATGTCTTTTATTTCGCAAAAATCTTTAACCTCAGGTAAAATCTCCCTTACCTCATCATTTAGATTTCTTACGGCCGCACGTACATTAAACCCTGCATTTTCTAAAACAGGGCACACCGCACGCCCTATAAAGCCGTTTGCCCCTGTCACTAAAACCCTGCTCAACCTCATTTAACCGCCCTCCCCTTTACAACGTCTTCTATCACCTTAATCATTTTTTCAGCCTGAATTTCTCTCGTATATCTTTTTGAAGCATCAAGGCTGTTAACG is part of the Nitrospirae bacterium YQR-1 genome and encodes:
- a CDS encoding tetratricopeptide repeat protein, whose amino-acid sequence is MKKALEKLLRNHFVQAAVILVLTLIAYSNTFDAPFHMDDAGNIINNALIKDYRNFINPLRVGSGTMEYGFKSRFVGYFTFALNYWFFGTDVFSYHVFNITVHLINSLLVFILIKLLLDTPVISAFRKHYEYLPFITAIVFALHPVQTQAVTYIVQRLASLSALFYLAAVVFYLATELNKSKKRFFYYALALISTVLAMKTKETAFTLPFMLTLTEFSFFQEDIKKKLKKLSPFYLTLAIIPLTLYGGAAKTGVLTESLSVASYDEISRWDYLFTQFPVIVQYLRLMFLPLGQNLDYDFPIFNSFFDFRVVSSFLLLFGLLALSVYLYRKAGHITRIAGFGILWFLLALSVESSIVPIADVIFEHRLYLPAAGLFLSVFAGVSCMTVKLNEKNLDFRKYFIMPAVLLTVTLTVLTYARNSLWRDRVALWQDTVQKSPNKARPHNNLGNALFAAGQTEGALKEYLEAVRLKPQYYEARYNLGKAYEKLKKPELAELEYKEAIRLKPDFAEAFNNLGGIYEKRGDRQLAFSYYAKAVACKSEFPEAINNIALMFESEGNFNAAHQQYLKALSIEPDYEATHNNLGNLYFKLQRLPEALKHYQRAVALKPDFAEAHNNLGNCYDEIGNLSDSIKQYTIAAKLKPDFAEAHNNLGTAYARAGRVEEAKRQYEEALRLKPDYEEAAYNLGLLNPR
- a CDS encoding glycosyltransferase family 4 protein, coding for MIFYVSAAISALFAFLIWKHGFRLSLVDIPNVRSSHASPTPRGGGVGIAVALLVSGLITVDNYWVVLVVFAMGVLGFLEDIFSLSTLLRLIVQLTLSIFMVYLTLGIPHTPVEILLLIFWCIFLTATANFYNFMDGINGIAGVTGVVGFLFMAIIAFLGVKAYEVGFLAVILCGACAGFLPFNFPKGRVFMGDVGSLLLGFAFAAMVMKMSTSPGTFICLSMLLCTFYADSVVTIYYRLRLGENLTKAHRRHLYQYLSNEQGIPQWKVTTLYALVQFIAGIVALSLLKGQLRWQAGYLLVFFLIFLMAYYGIKKGHHGKK
- a CDS encoding NAD-dependent epimerase/dehydratase family protein; the encoded protein is MRLSRVLVTGANGFIGRAVCPVLENAGFNVRAAVRNLNDEVREILPEVKDFCEIKDIGPDAVFGDALNGVDVVVHLAARVHVMKESATDPLVEFRKVNTIGTKRLYEEAMANGVKKFIFISTVKVNGERTTSKPFTEHDKPKPQDSYSVSKLEAEEILNELWASGSPTAVTIFRIPLVYGPYVKGNFLRLLKIASKGVPLPLRSVNNRRSMLYVGNLVSAIETAIHDLNKGVKTFMVSDGQDVSTPELLRMISGEMGKSALLFPFPPVLLKLAGVLTGKGAELDRLLGSLTVSNYKIKLELGWTPPYEISYGIRDMVAWFNRINDTVTE